One stretch of Paenibacillus sp. AN1007 DNA includes these proteins:
- a CDS encoding SMP-30/gluconolactonase/LRE family protein yields the protein MSNVTVVVDTPAQLGEGPSWDAENNRLLWVDIEGFKIHAYNPLTGEDRAYDVGEHVGAVVPYRGDEVIAALRSGFYTYHLLTGEREAIADPEQDKSTNRFNDGKCDAYGRFWAGTMSLNNEEKAGSLYCLEEGKPVRTMVQHVSTSNGLGWSPDRKFMYYIDTPTRSVDRFDFDLASGTISNRTSVVSVPEDMGFPDGMTVDAEGMLWVAHWGGGRVTRWNPDTSELLQQIDVPADQVTSCCFGGPDLEDLYITTARIGIKEERLQETPQAGSLFVVKPGVKGQETHVYGRKA from the coding sequence ATGAGTAATGTAACTGTAGTTGTGGATACGCCGGCACAATTGGGAGAAGGACCAAGCTGGGATGCAGAAAATAACCGTTTGTTATGGGTAGATATTGAAGGTTTTAAAATACACGCATACAATCCGCTCACAGGTGAGGATCGAGCCTATGACGTGGGTGAGCATGTCGGAGCAGTCGTTCCCTATCGCGGAGATGAGGTCATCGCTGCTCTTCGCAGCGGATTCTATACATACCATCTGCTCACGGGTGAACGGGAGGCCATTGCAGACCCGGAGCAGGACAAATCAACGAATCGATTCAACGATGGAAAATGCGATGCTTATGGCCGTTTCTGGGCTGGCACGATGAGTCTGAACAATGAGGAAAAGGCTGGATCACTCTATTGTCTGGAAGAAGGGAAGCCCGTACGGACCATGGTGCAGCACGTATCTACATCCAATGGTCTCGGCTGGAGCCCGGATCGCAAGTTCATGTATTATATTGATACGCCGACACGTTCCGTTGACCGTTTTGATTTTGATCTGGCTTCCGGCACGATCTCCAATCGGACCAGCGTCGTCTCGGTTCCGGAAGACATGGGATTCCCGGACGGGATGACTGTAGATGCTGAAGGCATGCTGTGGGTTGCACATTGGGGCGGCGGGAGAGTTACCCGCTGGAATCCCGATACATCGGAACTGCTGCAGCAGATAGACGTGCCAGCAGATCAGGTAACGTCCTGCTGTTTTGGCGGGCCTGACCTCGAAGATCTGTATATTACTACCGCACGGATCGGAATCAAGGAAGAACGATTACAGGAAACGCCGCAAGCAGGCTCATTATTTGTGGTGAAGCCTGGCGTAAAAGGGCAGGAAACACATGTCTATGGACGTAAAGCGTAA
- a CDS encoding SGNH/GDSL hydrolase family protein, protein MKLQKNDKLLFIGDSITDCGRAHPVGEGSSGLGHGFVGQVNALLRSIYPELLLRVQNVGNSGNTVRDLKQRWERDVLELKPDWLTVMIGINDVWRQFDHPLADSHVFLEEYETTLRELVASVRPNLKGLVLMTPYYLEANPEDPMRATMDIYGEAVRRVASEYDALFVDTQAAFEPLWEHFYTSVLTHDRVHPDAAGHMVLSKAFLDAIGFEWSGKPKS, encoded by the coding sequence ATGAAATTGCAAAAGAATGACAAGCTTCTTTTTATCGGGGATTCCATTACGGATTGCGGACGTGCACATCCTGTCGGGGAAGGAAGCTCGGGGCTTGGTCATGGGTTTGTGGGCCAGGTTAATGCACTGTTACGTTCGATTTATCCTGAATTGTTGCTTCGTGTACAGAATGTGGGTAATAGCGGGAATACCGTCCGTGATTTGAAGCAGCGCTGGGAACGAGACGTGCTCGAATTGAAGCCCGATTGGCTGACAGTGATGATCGGTATTAACGATGTATGGCGTCAGTTTGATCATCCGCTGGCAGATTCACATGTGTTTCTGGAAGAATACGAGACAACACTAAGGGAACTGGTCGCATCTGTTCGCCCTAATCTAAAAGGGCTTGTGCTGATGACTCCGTATTATCTTGAAGCGAACCCGGAAGATCCGATGCGGGCCACGATGGATATCTATGGTGAGGCTGTTCGCAGAGTGGCGTCTGAATATGATGCTCTGTTTGTAGATACACAGGCAGCATTCGAGCCGCTGTGGGAACATTTTTATACATCCGTACTTACACATGACAGAGTACACCCGGATGCAGCAGGTCACATGGTACTAAGCAAGGCTTTCCTGGATGCGATTGGCTTTGAGTGGTCCGGGAAACCAAAATCCTGA
- a CDS encoding alpha/beta hydrolase, with product MMSSIIPLWEQAAPYAAAGREDEMPHLIPFIQPGSESAVIVCPGGGYGGLADHEGAPIAALLNRAGISAFVLKYRVAPHRHPAPKADGQRAIRYVRAHAEQYGINPSKIAVLGFSAGGHLTATLGTQYDDGQPDHEDWIERCSSRPDRVILCYPVITMGSYGHEGSRINLLGEDASDEQIRAFSAEQQVKADAPEAFIWHTSNDQAVPVENSLRYALALGTHGIPYDLHVFEKGPHGLGLAENDNAVRVWSDLCLTWLKNQGW from the coding sequence ATGATGAGTTCAATTATTCCTTTGTGGGAGCAGGCGGCCCCCTATGCGGCAGCAGGTCGTGAAGACGAAATGCCGCACCTGATCCCTTTTATTCAACCTGGTTCCGAGAGCGCTGTCATTGTATGTCCAGGAGGCGGTTATGGTGGTCTCGCTGATCACGAGGGTGCACCTATAGCAGCGTTGTTAAACCGTGCCGGGATTAGTGCTTTTGTACTCAAGTATCGGGTAGCGCCGCATCGTCATCCAGCGCCTAAGGCTGACGGACAGCGAGCCATCCGCTATGTTCGAGCCCATGCAGAACAATACGGAATCAACCCGTCCAAGATCGCTGTGCTTGGTTTTTCGGCGGGCGGCCATTTAACAGCAACGTTGGGAACACAGTATGATGATGGACAACCGGACCATGAAGATTGGATTGAACGGTGCAGCTCTCGTCCAGACCGTGTCATTCTCTGCTATCCGGTCATTACGATGGGATCTTACGGACATGAGGGCTCACGTATCAATCTGCTGGGCGAGGATGCATCGGACGAACAGATTCGGGCTTTTAGTGCAGAGCAGCAGGTTAAAGCGGATGCTCCGGAAGCATTCATCTGGCACACCAGTAATGATCAGGCTGTACCCGTAGAGAATAGTTTGCGATATGCTCTGGCTTTAGGGACACATGGAATTCCATATGATCTGCATGTATTTGAAAAAGGTCCACACGGCTTGGGGCTGGCGGAGAACGATAATGCCGTGCGTGTATGGTCTGATCTGTGCCTCACATGGCTTAAAAATCAAGGCTGGTAA
- a CDS encoding AraC family transcriptional regulator, with protein MLISPGHQRYFMTPRDQPLPLYIESIGYNGSQEKVSRPAGYPCYHWLQTVKGAGEFKLSGASITIGAASGILLPPNLPHEYVRAQSEWETIYITFGGSQCAAIVDSLGLNETALRQWDGNSPLGDYAQQVLDSIGSDQDLSGLEASADMYRFLILLKKHGMTGNRFSISHAVTRLAPLLAFMEQHYSDPGIGLEQMASITGISSRYLNTLFKQSFGITAYSYFILLRLRKAKEMLTGSTDLTIKETAVRAGFRDASHFVATFRRIEGVTPEQFRNLY; from the coding sequence ATGCTCATTTCACCCGGGCATCAACGTTATTTTATGACACCGCGGGATCAGCCGCTGCCGCTGTACATTGAGAGCATAGGTTATAACGGCAGTCAGGAGAAAGTCTCCAGACCAGCAGGTTACCCGTGTTATCACTGGCTCCAGACGGTAAAAGGAGCAGGGGAATTTAAGCTGTCCGGCGCTTCCATAACGATAGGAGCGGCCTCGGGCATTTTGCTTCCGCCAAACCTGCCGCATGAATATGTTCGTGCTCAAAGTGAATGGGAGACGATCTATATTACATTCGGTGGTTCTCAATGTGCCGCCATTGTCGACTCACTTGGTTTAAATGAGACCGCTCTGCGCCAGTGGGATGGGAATAGTCCGCTGGGCGACTATGCGCAGCAGGTGCTGGATTCAATCGGGAGCGACCAGGATTTATCCGGACTGGAGGCTTCGGCCGATATGTACCGTTTTTTAATTCTGCTCAAAAAACACGGCATGACCGGCAATCGTTTCTCCATCTCACATGCTGTAACCAGACTTGCTCCGCTCCTTGCGTTCATGGAGCAGCATTATAGTGACCCTGGCATTGGGCTGGAGCAGATGGCATCCATTACCGGAATCTCGTCCAGGTATCTGAATACGCTGTTTAAACAGTCCTTCGGTATAACCGCCTATAGTTATTTCATCCTGCTTCGTCTACGTAAAGCCAAAGAAATGCTGACCGGAAGTACAGACCTTACGATTAAGGAGACCGCGGTACGGGCCGGATTTCGGGATGCCAGTCATTTTGTTGCAACTTTCCGGCGAATTGAAGGGGTCACACCGGAGCAGTTCCGTAACTTGTACTAA
- a CDS encoding beta-galactosidase: MISSKLPKMFYGGDYNPEQWDHETHLEDLRMFKLAGIDMATINVFSWALIQPDEVTYRFEDLDQLIDRLYQNGVYICLATSTAAHPAWMAKNYPDVLRVDTDGRKRKFGGRHNSCPNSPTYRKYSEIIADKLAERYQDHPAVLVWHVSNEYGGECYCENCEKAFRVYLKKRYKTIEQVNKAWNTNFWGHTFYDWDEIVLPSNLSEHWGHNSSSFQGISLDYSRFNSDSMLECYLLEYHAIKKHIPDSVVTTNLMGFFKQLDYFKWAKYMDIVSWDSYPGLSTPISYTAMAHDLMRGLKDGQPFMLMEQTPSQQNWQPYNSLKRPGVMRLWSYQSIAHGADTVMFFQLRRSIGACEKYHGAVIEHAGHENTRVFREVTQLGRELQQLGNTTLDAAVQSKVAIVFDWDNWWAIEKSSGPTVALKYVDQIHKYYAAFFHRNIQVDIVSVDSDISSYDLVLAPVLYMVKPGFAAKLEQFTAAGGTFLTTFFSGIVNEQDLVTTGGYPGELRSLLGIWVEEIDALLPDQKNSIVLKEKFGSLDGVYECGMLCDLLHSEGAEVIAEYGEDFYQGMPVLTRNPFGLGEAWYVASDPDDIFLDGLLAELAAAKNIEPLLETPRGVEVCARTKDGVDYLFVMNHHDSAQSYDLGDTEARELLTGKSCAGLIEIEARGVQIFEFTA; encoded by the coding sequence GTGATCAGCAGCAAACTACCCAAAATGTTTTATGGAGGCGATTACAACCCTGAACAATGGGATCACGAGACCCACTTGGAAGACCTCCGTATGTTCAAACTGGCAGGCATTGATATGGCAACCATTAACGTCTTTTCCTGGGCACTGATTCAGCCTGATGAAGTGACTTATCGTTTTGAAGATCTGGATCAGCTGATTGATCGTTTGTACCAGAATGGTGTGTACATCTGTCTTGCTACGAGTACCGCTGCACATCCAGCCTGGATGGCCAAAAATTATCCGGACGTGCTGCGCGTGGACACGGACGGGCGCAAACGAAAATTCGGCGGACGACATAACTCTTGTCCGAACAGTCCCACCTACCGCAAGTATTCCGAGATCATCGCGGATAAACTCGCGGAACGATATCAAGATCATCCGGCTGTTCTCGTCTGGCACGTATCCAACGAATACGGCGGCGAGTGTTATTGTGAAAACTGCGAAAAGGCATTTCGTGTCTATCTGAAAAAGCGCTACAAGACCATTGAGCAGGTGAATAAAGCCTGGAACACAAACTTCTGGGGGCATACGTTCTATGATTGGGACGAAATTGTGCTTCCGAGTAATCTGAGTGAACATTGGGGACATAACAGCTCTTCTTTTCAGGGGATCTCGCTCGACTACTCCCGCTTCAACTCGGACAGTATGCTGGAGTGTTATCTGCTTGAGTATCATGCCATTAAAAAGCATATTCCCGATTCGGTGGTCACAACCAATCTGATGGGCTTTTTCAAACAGTTGGACTACTTCAAATGGGCAAAATATATGGACATTGTCTCCTGGGACAGCTATCCCGGTCTCTCCACACCGATCAGTTATACCGCAATGGCCCATGATCTTATGCGCGGACTCAAAGACGGTCAGCCGTTTATGCTGATGGAGCAGACACCAAGCCAGCAGAACTGGCAGCCTTATAATTCGCTCAAGCGCCCTGGTGTCATGCGTCTGTGGAGTTATCAATCCATCGCACACGGCGCGGACACCGTCATGTTCTTCCAGCTCCGCCGTTCAATCGGTGCATGCGAGAAATACCATGGCGCCGTCATTGAACATGCAGGACACGAAAACACACGGGTATTCCGAGAGGTCACGCAGCTTGGCAGGGAGCTGCAGCAGCTTGGTAATACCACACTAGATGCCGCAGTTCAATCCAAGGTGGCGATTGTATTCGATTGGGATAACTGGTGGGCTATCGAGAAATCAAGCGGGCCAACAGTGGCGCTAAAATATGTCGATCAAATCCATAAATACTACGCGGCCTTCTTTCACCGCAATATTCAAGTGGATATTGTTAGTGTTGACAGCGATATCAGCTCATATGATCTGGTCCTTGCCCCTGTTCTTTACATGGTCAAACCGGGCTTTGCGGCGAAGCTGGAGCAGTTTACAGCTGCAGGCGGTACATTCCTGACCACTTTCTTCAGCGGGATAGTTAATGAACAGGATCTCGTGACCACCGGCGGTTATCCGGGCGAGCTTCGCAGCCTGCTTGGCATCTGGGTCGAAGAGATTGATGCCCTGCTGCCCGATCAGAAAAACAGCATCGTTCTGAAGGAAAAGTTTGGCTCACTTGATGGCGTGTATGAATGCGGAATGCTGTGTGACCTCCTGCACAGCGAAGGTGCGGAAGTGATTGCTGAATATGGCGAGGATTTCTATCAAGGAATGCCTGTGCTTACTCGTAATCCTTTTGGTCTAGGGGAAGCCTGGTATGTCGCCTCCGATCCGGATGACATTTTCCTGGACGGTTTGCTTGCTGAACTGGCAGCAGCCAAAAACATAGAACCTCTGCTTGAAACTCCCCGGGGTGTAGAAGTCTGTGCGCGAACTAAAGACGGGGTAGACTATCTCTTCGTTATGAATCACCACGATTCCGCACAGTCCTATGATCTGGGGGATACAGAAGCTCGTGAACTGTTAACGGGAAAATCGTGTGCAGGACTTATCGAGATTGAAGCACGCGGAGTGCAGATCTTTGAATTCACAGCATAG
- a CDS encoding altronate dehydratase family protein — protein MNTTSTVSEWIAIQPQDDVIIALRDYVKGERIDLPDGAGFTLRDDVPKGHKIAVHDLAQGADVMKYGFSIGTAQEPIAQGSWIHSHNLKTGLHGLLEYEYQPGQPMAVDMPPEHLRSFDGYLRPNGEAGIRNEIWIVNTVGCINKVCEALARMGQSQFGSRIDGVYHFPHPFGCSQLGDDLKYTQQLLASLVEHPNAGGVLVIGLGCENNQVDEFRECIAPEYWEKVRFLKAQETDDELEEGLRLMEELVEAAEQEKRQPLPLSKLKIGLKCGGSDGLSGITANPLVGAAADMLVAAGGTAILTEVPEMFGAETILMNRAADEHVFNDLVDLVNGFKQYFVNHGQNIYENPSPGNKAGGITTLEEKSLGCTQKGGRSPVVDVLRYGKRVTKTGLNIVEAPGNDLVSVTALSAAGAHIVLFTTGRGTPFGGPVPTVKIATQSDLANRKKHWIDFNAGQLLEGQTMDQVKEQLFSQIIDIASGRAQTLSEQHGFREIAIFKDGVIL, from the coding sequence ATGAATACAACTAGTACAGTGAGTGAATGGATTGCGATCCAGCCTCAGGACGATGTCATCATCGCCCTTCGGGATTATGTAAAGGGAGAGCGTATTGATCTGCCGGACGGGGCGGGGTTTACACTGCGGGATGATGTGCCGAAAGGACACAAAATCGCTGTGCACGATCTCGCACAAGGAGCAGATGTTATGAAATACGGCTTCTCCATCGGTACTGCACAGGAACCGATCGCCCAAGGAAGCTGGATTCACAGCCATAATTTGAAGACGGGTCTGCATGGACTGCTTGAATATGAATATCAGCCTGGGCAGCCAATGGCTGTAGACATGCCGCCGGAACATTTACGCTCTTTCGATGGTTACCTGCGTCCGAATGGTGAAGCGGGAATCCGTAATGAAATCTGGATTGTGAATACGGTAGGATGTATTAACAAGGTGTGTGAAGCCCTTGCACGTATGGGACAGTCCCAATTTGGCAGCCGGATTGACGGGGTATACCATTTTCCGCACCCTTTCGGATGCTCACAGCTTGGGGATGATCTGAAATATACGCAGCAGCTGCTGGCTTCGCTCGTGGAACATCCAAACGCGGGTGGTGTGCTCGTCATCGGTCTGGGATGTGAGAACAACCAAGTGGATGAATTCCGTGAGTGCATCGCACCGGAATATTGGGAGAAGGTACGTTTTCTTAAAGCACAGGAGACCGATGATGAGCTTGAAGAAGGACTGCGTTTGATGGAGGAGCTGGTGGAGGCTGCGGAGCAGGAGAAACGTCAGCCGCTGCCGCTGAGCAAATTGAAAATTGGTTTGAAATGCGGAGGTTCGGATGGCTTATCCGGCATTACTGCGAATCCGCTCGTAGGTGCTGCTGCCGACATGCTCGTTGCTGCGGGGGGGACAGCAATTCTGACGGAGGTTCCGGAGATGTTTGGTGCGGAAACGATTCTGATGAATCGGGCTGCGGATGAGCATGTATTTAACGATCTGGTCGATCTGGTGAACGGCTTCAAGCAGTACTTCGTGAATCATGGTCAAAATATCTATGAAAATCCTTCACCGGGTAATAAGGCAGGCGGCATCACTACACTTGAAGAGAAATCACTCGGATGTACGCAAAAGGGAGGTCGTTCCCCGGTCGTCGATGTGCTGCGGTATGGTAAACGAGTGACCAAAACCGGGCTCAACATTGTCGAGGCACCCGGCAATGACCTGGTTTCCGTGACGGCTCTATCTGCGGCAGGCGCTCACATTGTGCTGTTTACGACAGGGCGCGGTACACCTTTTGGCGGACCGGTCCCTACGGTCAAAATTGCTACGCAATCGGATTTGGCGAATCGTAAAAAGCACTGGATTGACTTTAACGCAGGTCAGCTGCTTGAAGGACAGACGATGGATCAAGTCAAAGAGCAATTATTCAGTCAGATCATTGATATTGCTTCAGGACGTGCGCAGACATTGAGTGAGCAGCACGGTTTTCGAGAGATCGCCATCTTCAAAGATGGGGTTATTCTCTAA
- a CDS encoding tagaturonate reductase, whose translation MSASTKRPRLKMHLLGNDSQRKCKEMIERPVKVLQIGEGNFLRGFADWMLHESARQGKFHGSVAVTQPRPGGKAKLEQIRDQDGLYTMITRGLFEGKRVERTEMVSVFSRFINPYEEWQTFLELAELPSLEFVISNTTESGLKYIQSDYIPGEPVQSFPGKLTVFLHQRYVRFDGDPSRGLVHLPCELLEGNGDVLRSCVLRHSEDFGYSDDFRLWIEHHNLFLNNLVDRIVTGAPSREEADALTARWGYQDQLINTAEPYHFWAIQGEESLDKRLPLKQAGLNVHWVKDLKPYQLRKVRILNGSHTLMSSLGLLRGKQHVRETMEDPQFSSWIREAVLEEIVPAMDMPELELERYAEEVFERFLNPYIDHKLQDIALNTAGKFKVRVLPTLLAYEQSQGSWPERLIQGFAGFLYLYRPVHTEEGYKAYLLNGESIALRDDPDVLEALAAHWDGYQDSNNKAAELEKRAAAVLSDERIWGENLDEKEGLRAALVHEIGKLEGEGK comes from the coding sequence TACGGGGATTCGCAGACTGGATGCTTCATGAAAGTGCCCGGCAGGGCAAGTTTCATGGCAGTGTAGCTGTTACACAGCCTCGGCCTGGGGGAAAGGCCAAGCTTGAGCAGATTCGGGATCAGGACGGACTGTATACGATGATTACGCGAGGTCTGTTTGAAGGAAAGCGTGTGGAGCGAACGGAAATGGTTTCTGTTTTTTCACGGTTTATTAATCCATATGAGGAATGGCAGACATTTCTGGAGCTTGCGGAACTGCCATCGCTTGAGTTTGTCATCTCGAACACAACGGAATCGGGCTTGAAATATATACAATCAGACTATATCCCGGGTGAACCGGTTCAATCGTTTCCAGGCAAATTAACCGTTTTCCTGCATCAAAGGTATGTACGCTTTGACGGAGATCCTTCCAGAGGATTGGTTCATCTTCCATGTGAGCTGCTGGAGGGGAATGGTGACGTCCTGCGCAGCTGTGTACTGCGTCATAGCGAAGACTTCGGATATTCCGATGATTTCCGCTTGTGGATTGAGCATCACAATCTGTTCTTGAATAACCTGGTGGATCGCATTGTAACGGGTGCACCTTCTCGGGAAGAAGCGGATGCACTCACAGCGCGCTGGGGATATCAAGATCAGTTAATCAATACGGCGGAGCCTTATCATTTCTGGGCGATCCAAGGCGAGGAGTCACTGGACAAGCGCCTTCCGCTCAAGCAGGCCGGACTGAATGTGCATTGGGTAAAAGATCTGAAACCCTATCAGCTGCGGAAAGTTCGCATCCTGAACGGTTCACATACGCTGATGTCCTCTTTGGGCCTGCTTCGCGGTAAACAGCATGTAAGGGAAACAATGGAGGACCCGCAGTTCAGCTCATGGATCAGGGAAGCCGTACTGGAAGAGATTGTGCCTGCGATGGATATGCCTGAGCTTGAACTGGAGCGCTATGCGGAAGAAGTGTTTGAACGCTTCCTGAATCCTTACATTGATCACAAGCTGCAGGACATTGCGCTGAATACGGCTGGCAAATTCAAAGTACGTGTACTGCCTACTCTTCTCGCTTACGAACAGAGTCAGGGGAGCTGGCCTGAGCGGTTAATCCAAGGTTTTGCAGGATTTCTGTACCTATATCGCCCTGTGCATACGGAGGAGGGGTACAAGGCCTACCTTTTAAACGGTGAATCCATAGCTCTAAGAGACGACCCGGACGTGCTGGAGGCTTTGGCGGCACATTGGGATGGTTACCAAGATTCGAATAATAAGGCAGCTGAGCTGGAGAAAAGAGCTGCTGCCGTGCTCTCTGATGAAAGGATCTGGGGAGAGAATCTGGATGAAAAAGAAGGACTGCGAGCAGCCCTTGTCCATGAAATCGGTAAACTGGAAGGTGAAGGGAAATGA